One Choloepus didactylus isolate mChoDid1 chromosome 8, mChoDid1.pri, whole genome shotgun sequence DNA window includes the following coding sequences:
- the ARHGDIB gene encoding rho GDP-dissociation inhibitor 2 isoform X1, with amino-acid sequence MTEKAPEPHLEEDDDELDGKLNYKPPPQKSLKELQEMDQDDESLIKYKKTLLGDGPVVADPTAPNVTVTRLSLMCDTAPGPITMDLTGDLEALKKEIFVLKEGVGYKVKINFRVNKDIVSGLKYVQYTYRTGVKVDKATFMVGSYGPRPEEYEFLTPIEEAPKGMLARGTYHIKSFFTDDDKHDHLTWEWNLSIKKEWTE; translated from the exons ATGACTGAAAAGGCCCCAGAGCCACATTTGGAGGAGGATGACGATGAGCTGGACGGCAAGCTCAATTACAAGCCCCCACCCCAGAAGTCTCTGAAAGAGCTGCAGGAGATGGACCAAGATGATGAAAGTCTAATCAAGTACAAAAAAACACTCCTGGGGGATGGTCCTGTGGTAGCAG ATCCAACAGCCCCAAATGTTACTGTTACCCGTCTTTCCCTAATGTGTGATACGGCCCCTGGACCAATCACTATGGACCTCACTG GGGATCTTGAAGCCCtcaaaaaagaaatctttgtGCTAAAGGAAGGTGTTGGATATAAAGTCAAAATTAACTTCAGA GTGAACAAGGATATTGTGTCAGGCCTGAAATATGTTCAGTACACCTACCGGACTGGAGTGAAAG tgGATAAAGCAACATTTATGGTTGGCAGCTATGGGCCTCGGCCGGAAGAGTACGAGTTCCTGACTCCAATTGAGGAGGCTCCAAAGGGCATGCTGGCCCGAGGCACTTACCACATCAAGTCCTTCTTCACCGATGATGACAAGCATGACCACCTCACCTGGGAGTGGAACCTGTCCATTAAGAAGGAGTGGACAGAATAA
- the ARHGDIB gene encoding rho GDP-dissociation inhibitor 2 isoform X2 — protein MTEKAPEPHLEEDDDELDGKLNYKPPPQKSLKELQEMDQDDESLIKYKKTLLGDGPVVAGDLEALKKEIFVLKEGVGYKVKINFRVNKDIVSGLKYVQYTYRTGVKVDKATFMVGSYGPRPEEYEFLTPIEEAPKGMLARGTYHIKSFFTDDDKHDHLTWEWNLSIKKEWTE, from the exons ATGACTGAAAAGGCCCCAGAGCCACATTTGGAGGAGGATGACGATGAGCTGGACGGCAAGCTCAATTACAAGCCCCCACCCCAGAAGTCTCTGAAAGAGCTGCAGGAGATGGACCAAGATGATGAAAGTCTAATCAAGTACAAAAAAACACTCCTGGGGGATGGTCCTGTGGTAGCAG GGGATCTTGAAGCCCtcaaaaaagaaatctttgtGCTAAAGGAAGGTGTTGGATATAAAGTCAAAATTAACTTCAGA GTGAACAAGGATATTGTGTCAGGCCTGAAATATGTTCAGTACACCTACCGGACTGGAGTGAAAG tgGATAAAGCAACATTTATGGTTGGCAGCTATGGGCCTCGGCCGGAAGAGTACGAGTTCCTGACTCCAATTGAGGAGGCTCCAAAGGGCATGCTGGCCCGAGGCACTTACCACATCAAGTCCTTCTTCACCGATGATGACAAGCATGACCACCTCACCTGGGAGTGGAACCTGTCCATTAAGAAGGAGTGGACAGAATAA
- the LOC119543388 gene encoding MOB-like protein phocein: MAEGTAVLRLNRLGTKAQDFYNWPDESVDEMDSTLAVQQYIQQNIKADCSNIDKILEPPEGQDEDVWKYKHLRQFCLELNGLAVKLQSECHPDTCTQMTAAEQWLFLCALHKTPKECPAIDYTRHTLDGAACLLNSNKYFPSRVSRKESSVTKLGSVCHRIYRIFSHAYFHHRQMFDEYENETFLCHWFTIFVMKYNLMSKDNLIVPILK, translated from the coding sequence ATGGCAGAGGGGACAGCAGTGCTGAGGTTGAACAGGCTGGGCACCAAGGCTCAGGATTTCTATAACTGGCCTGATGAATCTGTTGATGAAATGGACAGTACTCTAGCTGTTCAGCAGTATATTCAACAGAACATAAAGGCAGATTGCTCCAATATTGACAAAATTCTTGAACCACCTGAAGGCCAAGATGAAGATGTATGGAAATACAAACATTTAAGGCAGTTCTGCCTTGAGCTAAATGGACTTGCTGTCAAACTTCAGAGTGAGTGCCATCCAGATACATGTACTCAGATGACAGCAGCTGAACAATGGCTTTTTCTTTGTGCACTTCATAAAACTCCAAAAGAGTGTCCTGCCATAGACTATACTAGGCACACACTTGATGGTGCTGCATGTCTTCTaaatagtaataaatattttCCCAGCAGAGTTAGCAGAAAGGAATCATCTGTAACAAAACTAGGATCAGTATGCCATAGGatttacagaatattttcacATGCCTATTTTCATCACCGGCAGATGTTTgatgaatatgaaaatgaaacatttttgtgTCATTGGTTTACTATATTTGTGATGAAATATAATCTGATGTCCAAGGATAACCTGATTGTAccaattttaaaatag